The following proteins come from a genomic window of Paenibacillus spongiae:
- the iolB gene encoding 5-deoxy-glucuronate isomerase, with the protein MSELIVKPAAIPGPDGTVLTVTPESAGWSHVGFQVVKLQEGQSYRRETGEQEVCLVLLSGRADVHTETQKWDNIGQRMNVFEKIPPYSVYVPAGDRLEVGALTELELAVCAAPGNQGGGEARLIPPAAVGVEMRGYGHIERRIHNILPESEKADSLLVVEVFTPEGHWSSYPPHKHDRDALPDESLLEETYYYHVQPRQGFAIQRVYTDDRTLDETLAVRDGETVLVPKGYHPVSAPPGYEVYYLNVMAGPARTWKFHNDPDHAWIMQPRG; encoded by the coding sequence TGCTTACGGTAACGCCGGAATCCGCAGGGTGGAGCCATGTAGGGTTTCAGGTGGTGAAGCTGCAGGAAGGACAATCGTACCGGCGGGAAACCGGCGAACAGGAGGTTTGTCTTGTTCTGCTAAGCGGCAGGGCGGACGTCCATACGGAGACGCAGAAGTGGGACAACATCGGACAGCGAATGAACGTATTCGAGAAAATCCCTCCTTACTCGGTCTATGTTCCGGCAGGCGACCGACTTGAAGTGGGTGCCTTGACGGAGCTTGAATTGGCGGTTTGTGCCGCGCCCGGCAACCAAGGAGGCGGCGAAGCCCGACTGATCCCGCCGGCTGCGGTTGGCGTGGAGATGCGCGGATACGGCCATATCGAACGCCGGATTCATAACATTTTGCCGGAGAGCGAGAAGGCGGACAGCTTGCTGGTGGTGGAAGTGTTCACGCCGGAAGGCCACTGGTCGAGCTACCCTCCGCATAAGCATGACCGGGACGCGCTGCCGGACGAGTCGCTGCTGGAGGAAACGTACTATTATCACGTGCAGCCGCGGCAGGGCTTCGCGATCCAGCGCGTCTACACCGACGACCGGACGCTGGATGAGACATTAGCTGTAAGAGACGGCGAGACCGTATTGGTGCCGAAGGGTTACCATCCGGTAAGCGCGCCCCCCGGATATGAAGTGTACTATTTGAACGTGATGGCCGGCCCGGCGCGCACGTGGAAATTCCATAATGATCCGGACCATGCGTGGATTATGCAGCCGCGCGGGTGA
- a CDS encoding LacI family DNA-binding transcriptional regulator — MSNATIYDIAREAGVSIATVSQVINGKGKISDKRRQEIYRIMEELNYRPSVIASALTGKSTFTLGLLIPDISNPFFAEMARAVEDCGSRSKYSLVICSTDNKDEKVSGYLELLQQKSVDGIIIGTGVEDRDLLTPLLHKSIPIVMIAREMPGIQLPTVIVDDYAGGKKAAEHLLGLRHRSMAIITEPTKVSSSRERLRGFRDAIMSQGLELPDEMVKKTGENLLKDGKSRALELLAGSNPPSAIFCCNDLIAIGTLQAAKELGIRVPEQLSIVGFDNTILASVTEPALTTISQPTEKMGSIAVETLIRLLEGDSTAEEQARTILTPELVIRSSTASAFAGSEAHP, encoded by the coding sequence ATGTCGAATGCAACGATATATGATATAGCCCGCGAAGCCGGCGTGTCGATCGCGACCGTCTCGCAAGTGATTAACGGAAAGGGAAAGATCAGCGACAAGCGGCGGCAAGAGATCTACCGTATTATGGAGGAGCTGAATTACCGCCCAAGCGTCATTGCGTCCGCATTAACCGGCAAGAGCACGTTTACGCTGGGGCTGCTCATTCCGGATATATCGAATCCCTTCTTTGCGGAGATGGCCAGAGCCGTCGAGGATTGCGGCAGCCGCAGCAAGTACAGTCTGGTCATATGCAGTACGGACAACAAGGACGAGAAGGTGAGCGGTTATTTGGAGCTGCTGCAGCAGAAGAGCGTCGATGGCATCATTATCGGCACCGGCGTCGAGGATCGGGATCTTTTGACCCCGCTGCTTCACAAATCGATTCCGATCGTCATGATCGCCAGGGAAATGCCGGGCATTCAGCTGCCTACCGTCATCGTTGACGATTATGCAGGCGGGAAGAAAGCGGCCGAGCATCTGCTCGGGCTCCGGCATAGAAGCATGGCGATTATTACGGAGCCGACCAAGGTAAGCAGCAGCCGGGAAAGACTCCGCGGATTTAGAGACGCGATCATGAGTCAAGGCTTAGAGCTGCCCGACGAGATGGTGAAGAAGACCGGGGAGAATTTATTGAAGGACGGCAAAAGCAGGGCGCTCGAGCTGCTTGCGGGTTCTAATCCGCCCTCGGCGATTTTCTGCTGCAACGACCTGATTGCCATCGGCACGCTTCAGGCGGCCAAGGAGCTTGGTATTCGGGTACCCGAGCAGCTGTCGATCGTCGGTTTCGACAACACGATTCTGGCATCCGTAACGGAACCGGCGCTGACAACCATTTCGCAGCCGACCGAGAAGATGGGCAGCATTGCGGTAGAAACGCTGATACGCTTATTGGAAGGAGACTCCACGGCGGAAGAGCAAGCCCGGACTATTCTAACGCCGGAGCTGGTCATCCGGAGCTCGACAGCCTCAGCCTTCGCGGGGAGTGAGGCCCATCCTTGA
- a CDS encoding DoxX family membrane protein, whose amino-acid sequence MMKFWRENVYAAGVLLIFRVYLGWQWMTAGIHKLTGGFDATGYLKGAVAKPVMDKATNELVYPTFTGFLEHFALPNAKIFNIVIPIGETLVGLGLILGALTTAAAFFGLLMNFMFLFAGTISTNPWMVLIGTIVLAGGINAGKFGVDYYLLPLLRKLFHKKDNKNDGADAGKGINTPAHI is encoded by the coding sequence ATGATGAAATTTTGGAGAGAAAATGTGTATGCAGCCGGCGTACTGCTTATCTTTCGGGTGTATCTGGGCTGGCAATGGATGACGGCAGGGATCCACAAGCTGACGGGCGGATTCGACGCCACAGGGTATTTGAAGGGAGCAGTCGCCAAACCGGTCATGGACAAAGCGACGAATGAACTTGTTTACCCAACCTTCACCGGATTTCTTGAACACTTCGCGCTGCCGAATGCAAAAATATTCAATATTGTCATCCCGATCGGTGAGACGCTGGTCGGCCTGGGACTTATCTTGGGAGCTCTAACGACGGCGGCGGCATTCTTCGGACTGCTTATGAACTTCATGTTCCTGTTTGCCGGAACGATCAGCACGAATCCTTGGATGGTCCTCATCGGGACAATCGTCCTGGCGGGAGGAATCAATGCCGGCAAATTCGGCGTCGACTATTACCTGCTGCCGCTGCTGCGCAAGCTGTTCCACAAGAAAGACAACAAGAATGACGGCGCGGATGCAGGGAAGGGCATAAATACACCTGCACATATATAG
- the yunB gene encoding sporulation protein YunB, with translation MSRWGRRGWRSRRRPKGKKLSRGKVFLIITLVGLFFLFQFFIFIERNLREPLMHVAMIRVKQVATQAINKSITEQVAHQTDAAEKLIDWKTNASGKISGFMLNYAEHMRITSQTIDTVQGTLTELGDIPEHIPIGRALNSAIITSFGPRVPVKFEPLGAVKVDLNTRQKDAGINMILVEVYMRITAEVSIIIPFDTRPELVETEIPISYLLVVGDVPMYYYDNKGNPVGDSAPGAPNISLPIEPGMNGVTTSPPAEVKPAEPGTEEQGGNEGAGSGEIQQPNTSEVK, from the coding sequence ATGTCAAGATGGGGTAGAAGAGGATGGCGCAGCCGCCGCCGGCCCAAGGGGAAGAAGCTGAGCCGCGGGAAAGTGTTTCTAATTATAACGCTCGTCGGTTTGTTTTTCTTGTTCCAATTCTTTATTTTCATCGAACGGAACCTGCGCGAGCCGCTGATGCATGTTGCGATGATCAGGGTAAAACAGGTTGCTACCCAGGCGATTAATAAATCCATAACGGAGCAGGTCGCACACCAGACGGATGCCGCCGAGAAGCTGATCGACTGGAAGACGAACGCAAGCGGCAAAATCTCCGGCTTTATGCTGAACTATGCGGAGCACATGCGAATAACATCCCAGACCATCGATACCGTACAGGGGACATTGACCGAGCTGGGCGACATTCCGGAGCATATTCCGATCGGCCGGGCTCTTAACAGTGCGATTATTACATCCTTCGGACCTCGTGTGCCGGTCAAATTCGAACCGCTCGGGGCGGTGAAGGTCGATTTGAATACGAGGCAGAAGGATGCCGGCATCAATATGATCTTGGTTGAAGTATATATGAGGATCACGGCGGAGGTATCCATCATCATTCCATTCGACACAAGGCCTGAGCTGGTGGAGACGGAGATCCCGATTTCCTATTTGCTCGTTGTAGGCGATGTGCCGATGTATTATTACGATAACAAAGGCAACCCGGTCGGCGATTCGGCTCCGGGAGCGCCGAACATTTCCCTGCCGATCGAGCCCGGCATGAACGGCGTAACGACAAGCCCGCCGGCGGAGGTTAAGCCGGCCGAGCCCGGAACCGAGGAGCAAGGCGGCAATGAGGGGGCAGGATCGGGGGAGATCCAGCAACCGAATACGTCTGAAGTAAAATGA
- a CDS encoding M23 family metallopeptidase — translation MKCTHIRRTMLIACTIGLLTSLGLGAESAHAQAPAKANTPVNRASGSASTGNSSQAFDKRRELFDQMSAISGIPWYRLAAIDQYERTITKARSKSRQQLGEWIGIYMTPSQWTGLLNPDDEDQFPLSIRWFSGAGKDGDGDGLAKRTSDSDLLYAVASHLMKFGPSEDDFSIGVWQYYHNSRAVQRIRQFSRIYAAYGQLDLFEHAFPVPVGNNYSYKGTWGTKRSWGGYRIHEGTDIFANHGVPVRSTCYGIVEVKGWNPYGGWRLGIRDLNNVYHYYGHLSGYDKNISVGTIVKPGQPIGWVGSSGYGKPGTQGKFPPHLHYGVYRDRGLIEWSFDPYPMLRQWENEERRRLKRR, via the coding sequence ATGAAATGCACCCATATTCGCCGCACGATGCTTATCGCTTGCACGATCGGCTTGCTGACATCGCTCGGCCTTGGCGCAGAATCCGCTCATGCGCAGGCTCCAGCCAAAGCCAATACCCCCGTTAATCGTGCGTCAGGGAGCGCAAGCACCGGCAATAGCAGCCAGGCGTTCGATAAACGAAGGGAGCTCTTTGACCAGATGAGCGCCATAAGCGGTATCCCCTGGTACAGGCTTGCGGCCATCGATCAATATGAGCGTACGATCACGAAGGCCCGGTCAAAATCGCGGCAGCAGCTTGGGGAATGGATCGGCATCTATATGACGCCGTCCCAATGGACCGGCCTGTTAAACCCCGACGACGAAGATCAATTCCCGCTCTCGATCCGCTGGTTCAGCGGCGCCGGCAAGGACGGCGACGGCGACGGTCTGGCCAAACGCACCAGCGACTCCGACCTGCTCTACGCTGTCGCCAGTCATCTCATGAAATTCGGCCCGTCCGAGGACGACTTCTCAATCGGAGTATGGCAGTATTATCACAATAGCCGGGCAGTCCAGCGAATCCGACAGTTTTCCCGCATCTACGCCGCGTACGGGCAGCTCGACCTGTTCGAGCATGCCTTCCCTGTACCTGTTGGAAACAATTATTCCTATAAGGGAACATGGGGGACCAAACGCAGCTGGGGCGGCTACCGGATTCACGAAGGAACGGACATATTCGCCAATCATGGCGTTCCCGTCCGCAGCACCTGCTACGGCATCGTCGAAGTAAAGGGCTGGAATCCTTACGGCGGCTGGCGGCTGGGAATACGGGACTTGAACAATGTATATCATTATTACGGCCATCTTTCAGGCTATGACAAGAACATCTCCGTAGGCACGATCGTGAAGCCCGGCCAGCCAATCGGCTGGGTTGGAAGCTCAGGTTACGGCAAGCCCGGCACGCAGGGCAAGTTTCCCCCGCATCTTCATTATGGCGTCTACCGCGACCGGGGATTGATCGAGTGGTCCTTCGATCCGTATCCGATGCTCCGGCAATGGGAAAACGAGGAACGGCGCCGCCTCAAACGGCGTTAG
- the lipA gene encoding lipoyl synthase — MKTLQKPERKPDWLKIKLTTGGNYAEIKDMMSSKKLHTVCEEARCPNIYECWANRTATFMILGDICTRACRFCAVKTGMPTELDLQEPERVAEAAQQMGLQHCVVTSVARDDLKDGGASIFAATIKAIRKELPLCSVEVLIPDFMGNWEALQVVMDAKPDILNHNIETVKRLSNRVRAKAKYDRSLELLKQAKAMQPNIPTKSSIMLGVGETFEEILEAMDDLRAVDCDILTLGQYLQPTRNHLAIDRYVHPDEFAKLKEEGLRRGFSHVESGPLVRSSYHAHEQVQSASEAKSASM; from the coding sequence ATGAAGACCTTGCAGAAGCCGGAACGCAAACCGGACTGGCTCAAAATCAAGCTGACAACAGGCGGCAACTACGCCGAGATTAAAGATATGATGAGTTCGAAGAAGCTGCATACGGTATGCGAGGAAGCCCGCTGTCCGAATATTTACGAATGCTGGGCGAACCGTACGGCAACCTTTATGATATTGGGCGATATTTGTACCCGCGCTTGCCGCTTCTGTGCGGTGAAGACGGGAATGCCCACCGAGCTAGACCTGCAGGAGCCGGAGCGCGTTGCGGAAGCGGCGCAGCAGATGGGACTTCAGCACTGCGTTGTCACGTCCGTAGCACGCGATGACTTGAAGGACGGCGGAGCTTCGATCTTCGCGGCAACGATCAAGGCGATTCGCAAAGAACTGCCATTATGCAGCGTTGAGGTGCTCATACCGGATTTCATGGGCAATTGGGAAGCACTGCAAGTGGTCATGGACGCCAAGCCGGACATACTGAACCATAATATCGAAACCGTGAAGCGGCTATCCAATCGCGTCCGCGCCAAGGCCAAATACGATCGTTCGCTGGAGCTGCTTAAGCAGGCCAAAGCAATGCAGCCTAACATTCCGACCAAGTCGAGCATTATGCTTGGCGTCGGCGAAACCTTCGAAGAAATATTGGAAGCGATGGACGACTTGCGTGCTGTGGACTGCGATATTTTGACACTGGGTCAATATTTGCAGCCGACGCGCAATCATCTTGCGATCGATCGATACGTTCATCCGGATGAATTTGCCAAATTGAAAGAAGAAGGACTGCGGCGCGGCTTCAGCCACGTGGAGTCCGGCCCGCTTGTCCGCAGTTCCTATCACGCGCATGAGCAGGTACAGTCAGCGAGCGAGGCTAAATCGGCTTCTATGTAG
- a CDS encoding YutD family protein: MIHIGGRSYELVHDHKNGWNPEAFRDRYSDVLERYDYVIGDWGYNQLRLKGFFRDNHPKATPGSTISGLVDYINEYCNFGCAYFVLLKHPGGRQDGGEDDIDLDAAEFQDSDRPEGENGDGEVAYDAASAPVAAASEGEEAVKREHIRAVPRNHREQRRDYGRSHPNRKDHNRDSDKETASGGRKAHKDRDREHDKDRDKESARPPRQHGGDRPQQGARPKKQQFPSAKAPVAAASETPATAQAPRGGKDSGSHKS; this comes from the coding sequence TTGATCCATATCGGCGGGAGATCCTATGAACTTGTTCACGATCACAAAAACGGATGGAATCCCGAGGCGTTCCGCGACCGTTACAGCGACGTGCTGGAACGTTACGATTACGTCATCGGCGACTGGGGCTATAATCAACTGCGGCTAAAAGGATTCTTTCGCGATAATCACCCGAAAGCGACTCCGGGCAGCACGATTTCGGGTTTGGTCGATTACATTAACGAATACTGCAATTTCGGCTGCGCTTATTTCGTGTTGTTGAAGCATCCGGGCGGCAGGCAGGATGGCGGCGAGGACGACATCGATCTGGATGCGGCCGAGTTCCAGGACTCTGACCGGCCGGAAGGCGAGAATGGAGATGGCGAGGTCGCTTACGATGCGGCGTCGGCTCCCGTAGCTGCGGCTTCGGAAGGCGAAGAGGCTGTGAAGCGCGAGCATATCCGGGCCGTACCGCGTAACCATCGCGAGCAGCGGCGGGATTACGGTCGTTCGCACCCGAACCGGAAGGATCACAATCGCGATTCGGATAAGGAGACCGCAAGCGGCGGCCGCAAGGCGCATAAGGATCGCGATCGAGAGCATGACAAGGATCGCGACAAGGAGAGCGCACGTCCGCCCCGCCAGCATGGAGGCGATCGTCCGCAGCAGGGAGCGCGTCCGAAGAAGCAGCAATTCCCTTCTGCCAAGGCTCCCGTGGCGGCTGCGTCCGAGACGCCTGCGACGGCTCAGGCTCCGCGCGGCGGCAAGGATTCCGGCAGCCACAAGAGCTAG
- a CDS encoding ABC transporter ATP-binding protein, which yields MNAFRAYLKVVKPYRWMIALTLLIGAVKFAIPLTLPLFLKYIVDGVLLAPIAAEVKIEKLLKAIGWAFLLFVVVRYPVEYYRQYFAQMTTSRILFDLRGKLYAHLQKLSIRYFQNRKSGEIISRMMNDAEQTKSLVETGLMNIWLDMFTLTVALVIMFQMNTVLTLVAIVILPFYAIAVKKLYKRLRNYSRSRSQSLAEMQGYLNEHVNGIPVVKSFTLETHEENQFRDRNSTFLQKALALTRWNALTQSIINTLTEIAPLLVLAYGGYLVAVGDLSIGAFVAFYSYLDRLYSPLRRLVNASTELTQASASLERVMELMHETPEIQDQPGAKELRDVRGEIGFRDVSFRYLEDGEWVLRDIDLSIPAGQTVALVGMSGGGKSSLVSLLARFYDIQEGSITIDGRDIRSVSQHSLRAQIGMVLQDSILFSGTVRENILLGSPEASEESMVDAAKQANAHEFIMSLPEGYDTEIGERGVKLSGGQKQRISIARVFLKNPAILVLDEATSALDLESEHAIQESLGTLSQNRTTLIVAHRLSTITHADSIVVIEHGTVVEQGSHHELMAKDGVYARLYNVQHL from the coding sequence ATGAATGCTTTCCGAGCGTACTTAAAGGTCGTTAAGCCCTACCGGTGGATGATCGCTCTTACGCTCTTGATAGGAGCGGTCAAATTTGCCATACCGCTTACGCTTCCGCTCTTCCTCAAATATATCGTCGACGGGGTGCTGCTAGCCCCGATAGCTGCGGAAGTGAAGATCGAGAAGCTGCTCAAGGCAATCGGATGGGCTTTCCTGCTGTTCGTCGTCGTCCGGTATCCGGTGGAGTATTACCGGCAATATTTTGCGCAAATGACGACGAGCCGCATCTTATTTGATTTACGGGGCAAGCTGTACGCCCATCTTCAGAAATTATCGATCCGTTATTTTCAAAACCGGAAATCCGGTGAAATCATATCGCGTATGATGAACGATGCGGAGCAGACCAAGTCGCTGGTCGAGACCGGGCTGATGAACATATGGCTGGATATGTTTACGCTCACCGTCGCGCTGGTCATCATGTTCCAGATGAACACCGTGCTCACGCTCGTCGCGATCGTTATCCTGCCTTTCTACGCCATAGCCGTCAAGAAACTGTACAAACGGCTGCGGAACTATTCGCGTTCCCGGTCGCAGTCGCTTGCCGAGATGCAGGGCTATTTGAACGAGCATGTGAACGGCATTCCCGTCGTCAAGAGCTTCACGCTGGAGACCCATGAGGAGAACCAATTCCGAGACCGGAACTCGACGTTTCTTCAGAAGGCGCTGGCTTTAACGCGCTGGAATGCGCTGACCCAATCCATTATTAACACGCTGACCGAAATCGCGCCTCTCCTTGTGCTTGCATATGGAGGTTATTTGGTTGCTGTCGGAGACCTCTCGATCGGAGCCTTCGTCGCCTTCTACAGCTACCTGGATCGTCTCTACTCCCCGCTTCGCAGGCTCGTCAACGCATCGACCGAGCTGACTCAAGCTTCGGCTTCGCTCGAACGGGTTATGGAGCTGATGCATGAGACGCCGGAAATTCAAGACCAGCCCGGCGCGAAGGAGCTGCGCGATGTGCGCGGAGAAATCGGGTTCCGAGACGTTTCGTTCCGTTATCTTGAGGATGGGGAATGGGTGCTGCGCGATATCGACCTGAGCATACCGGCCGGCCAAACCGTAGCGCTTGTCGGAATGAGCGGCGGCGGCAAATCATCGCTCGTCAGCCTGCTCGCCCGCTTCTACGACATTCAAGAAGGCTCCATTACCATCGATGGGCGCGACATACGTTCGGTGAGCCAGCACAGTCTGCGGGCGCAAATCGGCATGGTTCTGCAGGATAGCATTCTATTTAGCGGAACGGTTCGGGAAAACATCTTGCTCGGCTCCCCTGAAGCCTCGGAAGAATCCATGGTGGACGCCGCCAAGCAGGCCAATGCGCATGAGTTCATCATGTCGCTGCCGGAGGGCTACGATACGGAGATTGGCGAGAGAGGCGTTAAGCTGTCAGGCGGACAGAAGCAGCGGATCTCCATTGCGCGCGTCTTCCTCAAGAACCCGGCTATCCTGGTGCTGGATGAAGCGACTTCAGCGCTTGATTTGGAGTCCGAGCATGCGATACAAGAATCGCTCGGCACGCTCTCGCAGAATCGCACAACGCTCATCGTGGCTCACCGCCTATCCACGATTACGCATGCCGACAGCATCGTCGTCATCGAGCACGGCACGGTCGTCGAACAAGGCTCTCATCACGAACTCATGGCCAAGGATGGCGTATACGCACGGCTTTATAATGTTCAGCATCTCTAA
- a CDS encoding NAD kinase, translated as MNYVVVDRGDELSKQLAEQFHELAAARGLTFNEDSPEMVVSIGGDGTLLQAFHSYKDRLDDVAFVGVHTGHLGFFADWKAGELEELVRMMTESEPHIVRYPLAQIELETASGVSNHIALNEFTIKGVDNTIVAQININDELFEMFRGDGIVVSTPLGSTAYNKSLGGAVIHPSIESLQIAEIASINNRVYRTLGSAVVLPQHHHCDIISRKEQRLLLSFDHLNMTRSDIRSIRCSVASRKVSFARYRPFPFWNRVREAFLGYDVK; from the coding sequence TTGAACTACGTCGTAGTGGACAGAGGAGATGAGCTGTCCAAGCAGCTAGCTGAGCAATTTCACGAGCTTGCGGCCGCCAGGGGGCTTACGTTTAACGAGGATTCACCGGAGATGGTCGTCTCGATCGGCGGCGACGGAACGCTGCTGCAAGCCTTCCACTCCTACAAGGACCGCTTGGATGACGTTGCTTTTGTCGGCGTGCACACGGGACATCTTGGTTTCTTTGCCGATTGGAAAGCAGGCGAGCTCGAAGAGCTTGTCCGCATGATGACCGAGAGCGAGCCTCATATCGTCCGTTACCCGCTCGCCCAGATCGAGCTGGAGACCGCATCGGGTGTTTCGAATCATATCGCGCTCAATGAATTCACGATTAAAGGCGTGGATAATACCATCGTCGCTCAGATCAACATCAATGACGAATTGTTCGAGATGTTTCGCGGCGACGGCATCGTCGTCTCCACCCCGTTAGGCAGCACAGCTTATAACAAGAGCTTGGGCGGCGCCGTCATTCATCCTTCGATCGAATCGCTGCAAATTGCAGAGATCGCTTCGATTAACAACCGGGTGTACCGGACACTCGGATCTGCAGTCGTGCTGCCGCAGCATCACCATTGCGACATCATCTCGCGCAAGGAGCAGCGGCTGCTGCTGTCGTTCGACCATTTGAATATGACCCGCAGCGATATCCGTTCCATACGCTGCAGCGTAGCAAGCCGTAAAGTAAGCTTCGCCCGGTATCGGCCGTTTCCGTTCTGGAATCGGGTACGGGAAGCATTCCTCGGCTATGATGTCAAATAA
- the ylbJ gene encoding sporulation integral membrane protein YlbJ produces the protein MQLVRFLFRPAVIPAWAAALLVLLLALFPAAALHASVRGLSIWWQVLFPALFPFFVISELLLGFGIVHFFGTLLDPLMRPLFRLPGIGGFVVTMGYASGYPVGARLTAQLWEQRLITRAEGERLVAITTTSDPIFLIGAVSVGFFNNAALAPLLAAAHYGGGLIIGLLMRFHDRKGPESSPPPAPAQSGTGRRPTRLKQAIVAMHQARLLDGRAVGTLLQEAVQAALRLMIVVGGLVVFFSVVMELLTMVGVIGMIAELFRIVMSTFGMPASLSEAVVNGLFEVTLGARTAGESISSGLVHQAAIAAFILSWGGLSVHAQVVSLLSRTDLRYRPFLIARLVHGVIAVILVYILWNSLAPAG, from the coding sequence GTGCAACTCGTCCGATTCTTGTTCCGTCCTGCGGTCATTCCCGCCTGGGCTGCCGCGCTGCTCGTTCTGCTGCTTGCCTTATTTCCCGCAGCGGCCCTGCATGCCTCGGTTCGAGGGCTGTCCATCTGGTGGCAGGTTCTGTTTCCCGCACTGTTCCCATTCTTCGTCATCTCGGAGCTGCTGCTCGGCTTTGGCATCGTTCATTTCTTCGGCACGCTGCTGGACCCGCTCATGCGGCCGTTATTCAGGCTTCCCGGAATCGGCGGTTTCGTCGTCACCATGGGTTACGCGTCCGGTTATCCCGTCGGAGCGAGACTGACGGCTCAGCTGTGGGAGCAGCGGCTTATCACGCGTGCCGAGGGCGAGAGGCTCGTGGCCATTACCACCACCTCCGATCCGATCTTTCTGATCGGAGCCGTTTCCGTCGGATTTTTCAACAATGCGGCACTTGCGCCGCTGCTCGCCGCCGCTCATTACGGCGGAGGCCTCATCATCGGACTTCTCATGCGCTTCCACGACCGGAAGGGTCCCGAATCGTCTCCTCCCCCCGCGCCCGCCCAATCCGGGACGGGCAGGCGTCCAACGCGGCTCAAGCAAGCCATAGTCGCCATGCATCAGGCCCGACTGCTGGACGGGCGCGCGGTCGGCACGCTGCTTCAGGAAGCTGTTCAGGCTGCGCTCCGGCTCATGATCGTGGTCGGCGGGCTTGTCGTTTTCTTCTCCGTCGTTATGGAGCTGCTTACGATGGTCGGCGTAATCGGAATGATCGCCGAGCTATTCCGGATCGTTATGAGCACGTTCGGAATGCCGGCATCGCTCTCGGAAGCGGTCGTGAACGGCCTGTTCGAGGTTACGCTCGGAGCTAGAACGGCAGGGGAGTCAATAAGCAGCGGTCTGGTCCATCAGGCTGCTATCGCCGCTTTCATTCTTTCCTGGGGCGGCTTGTCGGTTCATGCACAGGTGGTCAGCTTGCTTAGCCGTACCGATTTGCGCTATCGCCCGTTTTTGATCGCCCGTCTCGTGCATGGCGTTATCGCGGTTATACTCGTGTATATTCTCTGGAATAGTTTGGCTCCGGCCGGATAA
- a CDS encoding globin domain-containing protein, whose protein sequence is MNNYRTTYDAVGGLEGLRQITEVFYTNVQKHPLLAPLFPEDIEPVKDKQMKFLSQFFGGPSLYTDEYGNPMMRARHLPFPITPAHADAWLDCMRRALAETDLPGELQQFVLDRLSGPARHFVNTTNEQET, encoded by the coding sequence ATGAATAACTATAGAACTACTTATGATGCTGTTGGAGGACTCGAAGGGTTAAGACAAATTACGGAGGTCTTTTATACTAACGTTCAGAAGCATCCTTTACTGGCGCCGCTGTTTCCAGAGGATATTGAGCCGGTCAAGGATAAGCAGATGAAATTTTTATCACAGTTTTTCGGAGGGCCTTCCCTTTATACTGATGAATACGGAAATCCGATGATGCGCGCTCGTCACCTGCCATTCCCGATTACACCGGCGCACGCGGACGCTTGGCTCGACTGTATGAGGCGGGCGCTCGCGGAGACGGATCTGCCAGGCGAGCTGCAGCAGTTCGTCCTGGACAGGCTATCGGGGCCTGCGCGCCACTTCGTCAACACTACTAACGAACAGGAGACGTGA